The window TGTTACTGAGTTGGAGAAGTTCTCCTTCAACCCACTGTGGATTCCGGAACCCAAATTCTGCTATTCTTCCTTGTCCTTTGTAACTTGCAACCTGGATAAATGAACACTTAGTCGGCAGCATACATCCATCCAGAGTTTCATTTTGTTGCAGCCTAAAAGATGTTCTTTAGTTCAATCCGTAATTTATTATAATGCCAAAATAGGGTATATGGAACTTTTTCTTCACACAGTTCCTTGTGTGGTTTGAAATGGTATCAGGAGAAATCAACGTGTTACTTCACGAAACATGAGGCACCAGCACAGGGCTCATGATCCTATAGTATGTATATGGTACTTTAGAAATGCCCCTAATAAGAGAAATGGTATCAACAATTGTACACGCCAGAGGAGATTTTCAactaacaaaagcaaaaattttcTAGCTGTTCTATGCAGAAAAGAGCAGACAGGGTTTTCTAAAACTTTTAGGCACAACTTGATCTACTAGTTACCATGGTACTGAGAAAAACAAACTTCCTTGAGTTTTTGGTCTTAGAActgtataaaagaaaaatatcacacACACCAAACACATGCACATATGCAGACACAGTGCAAAGTATCATTACCACTCCTAATTCATCTGGATACAATCCACGGTTAGATTGGCGGTTCCCTTTCCCAATTTTAGCACGAAATGTCACCTGGATATGAAAAAAATCAGAGAGTTTAGTACAAGACATGTTACATACAGTGAACATGTGGTGTCACAGAGCAAGTGGCATGGTATCACAAAATTTAGAAAGCTAACCTGGCCAGCAGGAACATTCAGGTCCCCAGTTAGTTTAACTGCCTCAACATATTCGAAGAACTCCATATCTACAGATTCTTTGCCTTCTGAGCTATTCCAGTGCCCGTACTTACGCCTGAGTTGCACTACCTCCTTGCCGTAAGGGCCAAATGCACCAACATACAGGCCTGTACTTCAAGCAGAAGAACTCCTCAGAAGATTGTCCTTTTaagtaaaaaaagtaaaatgtgGAGGATAAGAAAACTGACCTTCAAATGGATCCAAATCTCCTCTAAAGGTGTTGAGGCGACTAAACTTTGTATACTCAGATAATCTATTCCACTTCTGAGCTTGATTAACGGCAAACTTGACTACTTCACGCATATTCCGTGTCATCTGTTTATAATTTAAAGGAAAGTTACGCACTATGAGTGATTCACACCACTGTCAACAAAAACTTAATATTGTGCCCCAGAAGAAATGAGAATTTAGGGAAATTTTTTAATGTTAACTATCTAGTATCAGTCTCTTCTAAAATATAGATCTAAAACTGCAAAACCTTCCACCAGTTAtgtgaatttaaaaacaaacccGAAACTTTCATTTTGCCCTCAAAATTTATAGCTGAGACAAACTATGGACATGACGCAAACTTCCTAGAAATACTAAATCCAAAAATGATAGAAAACGGGAAAAGGAAGACATAAAGCAAGGGTAGTCTTCGGAAAATCCAAATTCTAAACCCTTGTTTGCCATGAGTCTACCATGTACAACAAAAGTATCCAACTCAAATGATTCTGTTCATGAACCCAGTCACTTTTTACCAACTGGAAGAGTAGGTTTTTTAGTATGTGCAATCTCCATATCATATTTTCCTGATGGCGTAGAAGTTCAACTGACCTTTGAAGAAAGCTTGTCAGAATTAAAAAATGCCTTGGCAACCTCAGAAGGCATGAGCTCAGGGGCACTTTTAGGTGCTAGAGCTGCCACCTTGAACTTAGATGCCTTACTTTCTCCCGTGTCGTGATCTAGGCTTCTCCCTGGAATATGCAACACAAAAGAATCTTTCTCCCCATCTTTGATTTCAGCAGGCCAACGCACATACTCATCCTTGGTAGGAACATCCTCATTATTATGTACAACCCCACCAATAAAAAGTTTCATATCCAAATCCTTTTCATCTTCTATGGTATCAATACCTTCTCCTAGAGTGACCTCGTCAGACtgaatttcatccaaattatTCACTTCGTCTTCAGAATTCTCATCAGAATCTGACGAGTCACTATTTTCTTGCATCAATTGGTTCACAGAATTGTCATCCTCTTTCACTTCCTTAGCAATATCAACATCCATGACTTTAACTTTCAGTCCTGGAATTTTTGTCTTAAGAAAATTTAACACACCTTTTATCCCCTCCTCAGCTGCTCCCTCAATATTAATGCCCTTGAACTCGCTGCTCTCTGCCTTGCCTTCATTTTTCTGTACATCTACTATGGTTGCACTCTCAAGTTCGGAAGTGGATGAGCCTTTTTCAGGTTTGGAAGGTGCAACAGCGGAGTTTGTTGAACTGCCTTTGGGTTGGTGTAAGTACACTACCTGCAACAGATATGATATCAGAAGACCAGAGAGGCAGGACAAACTGCATTAGACAGGTGAAAGATAGTTTGTTTGAAAGATCTGTATTTACCTGCATAATGTATGTCCCATCAGCATTTTTTAccacaaaaatttcaaatagggGACTTCCCGGTGATGCTTCAACCAACTGTCTGCAACAAATAACAAATCAATAGTTTTCTCCAGTagatgaaaaataaatcaaaacccaaaagatcTTACCTTGGACTGTAACTCCTCCCAATAAATCTGCCCACACCAGGAGTTATTCGTATTAGCCTTCCAAAAGGATCATCTAAATCTTTTGGGTACCCAACCCACCAACCTACCTGCAGATACAGAGAGAACCATTTAAAGGACACAGCGAAAATTTACCACAAAGCAGGCCTAATTAATAAGGCCTATCAATaaaattcacataaatatcTTAAAGATGCCAGGAAAAAACAAACTAGGCACATATCGTTTCAAGAGCCATAGGTAAACTCATCTTTTttggagaaaaaagaaaagaaaagaaaaaggcttTATCATGCGTAGGATAAAACTGGAAGTCAGCAGCATGTAGGTGATGGTAGAAGCTGCCTCCAACAAAGGTGTATTATATGATAAATCATAAATGTAATAATTTTGTCCCGTCGACACTTTGGAGTCCCACAAAAACTTCCATGACTGGCAATAAAATTCATGTACAAAGGATGACCTGATATATCTAATTTCTTCCAATGAAATCTACTTTCAGTATTTCAACTAAgcgtgaaaagaaaaaaagagtaaaAGCTGGCTATTTCAGCCAACAAATAAAATTGAGTTGCGAAGCCATGTTGTTAGAAATTGGAAGATAATATATAAGCCAGCAACACGTGGGAAGATTACCAGTCCGCTTCCTGTGTGTCTACACAACCTTGAAGCATCACGGTAACGCTCTTCCTCAATCGCATTCTGCAAACATACAACAGACCAGGTAAACAAACAGACATTGATGTGAGCAAGTACACAATTACAAAAGCATAAATGCTCAACTAACCTTCAATTGAGACATGATCTCAACAACAGTGTCGTTTGATGTAGCTTCTGAAATAGACATTTTCAGTTTTGCAGCTTCCTGGAAATCTTCCTTCTCAATTGCATCTTCAAGTTGAAACTGCTTATAGCATCATGtcataaaacattaaaaaataaaacgctTTTAATTTGTATACGTGTGGTTATGTTCAGTTGTGTATGATTCTTTGTACTGGTACATGATTGTATCCACAGTGAACAGACCCAAGCAACCGAGACTCCAgaaaaaattacaatatttgCACAGGTACATGGTTCAACTGAAAGTAACAAATGGCAGATGAAGCAAATTTTGTACCATCACTGACTGCCATTTGACAATTTAGAAACTTAAAAGAATTCCGTGAAACTTGCTAATATACCGAGAACAGGGGAACAGACTCTCCAAGTCTTCCCGAATTTCTCATGTAATTCAAACGATGCAAAGTAAATCTTAAATTTCTCAAGAACCAAGttccaaaatttgttttaacGTTTTGCAACTGTCTTGAAACAAGGTCCAAAAGGGTGAATTATGTCCTATAAAACCCTGAGAAATGGTAGCAAAAGGCAGACAGATTTAAATAACTATAAAGCTCAAGGAAGAGAGAAACTGATGAGCATGATCAATGATAAATAATCATCAAAAGCTACGAATTTCAAATAAATTCAGCTTACTTTTGGATTTATGAACTTTGCAGTTCAACTAATGGAGTagtaaacataaataatattcAGCAACTGGGAACTGTACATTGAAAAGTAACAGAATtccaaataaaataagaaacaatTATCCAAAACCAAAAGCGCTTCTTACTACGTTTGACATAACTTGATTCTGATCAAAGTACTTCTAGTAAAAGCTCTTATGAGCATAATTCTTCTAGAGAACTAGCATTTCTGCCCAAACAATACTACTGACAAAAACTGAAACTTCGATGCAATTAGCAACTGAGCAAAAAAGTACACAAAACCCACATACCTTGAGAACAGAGACGAAGCTCTCGGCCTGTTCGACCTCGGAGAAATGGCGGCTCCACCGATTCCAATCCCATTCCCAAGACGACCCAACACAGTCCTCACTGTATCTGTTGCTCTCACTGCACCGGCAGCACAAATTCGAGCTCTTTCGACTCCTGCTACTACTCGAAGACGAAGAAGGTGAGAGCTTGGTCTGGACAGAGCAGCCCCAACTGAGAACAACGCTCAGATTTTTATTGGAAGTGTTGAATTTGGACTTGGTGTTGGGTAAGAAGCCGGAGCAGCAATTGGGTCCGAATTGAGGCAGGGGGATTGCTTGTCCCACGCCCCACCCATTGGCCACCTCCATCTCTCTCGCTATCTCTCTCTGGTTTTCTCTCTTCCCCACAATTATCTGTGTTTTATTTTGTGGGGAATTAGAGAAATGAATTATCGTCCGAGTTTTTGGTGTTGTCGTAGTTCGTGACGAAGATGAAGACTGCAAGAGATATATGGATAGATATCATAGAATCGCCGCCTTAAATGTTTTTGCAATTACAGGCAACTCAGGCCCACAGACTTGTGGTTTTcttatcaaaattttaaatcaaatttataaaataatatattatttatatgaaataagtacgttaattgATACTTAACTAATAATTTAGCTatcaattttcatttcatttaatttataaGATTTGCTTATAAATTTAGTACCTAGCATTACCTCTCTTTTTGCATACGGAAGGGAATGTTTTTGTTCATCGCCATCAAGTAATGGGGATTTTGTTCTCCTTATTTATTATTGTTAATTGAGCGTAATTTTTGATATCTATTCAGTGGATAAAGATAAATCCTAGAATTTTAACTTATCCTACTATAATAAATAGGATGTTGAGCAACGGGTTAAATTTTGGATAGATTTGTTTAGTCTTTTGTAAGCTTGTCATTAGATGAGTTGAAAACATGTTTCAATATGATAAAAATGTGCATCTTTCAACCCGAGGGAGGATCCTCGccgaatcctctttgtgaggatctcgatGATCCACACATTACATCCGTTTATCGTAAATTGTGTGGCAAAAAATTacagtaaatttttttatttaaaattgaatataaatagtacttaataAAAATTGTTCACACAATGTATAATGAACAGATATGATTGAAGAATCATCATAATCCTCACAAAAAAGATCTGACGAGGATCCTCTCTCTTTCTACCCAAGAATCAATCTTTTGACCCACCCCACTTCTCTCTGCTGGTTGCCGCGTGTTAGATGTGCCAACAAGACATGGGAAAGAGATCCATATGGATCACTTtctcctaatccaccaaatcaatGAATTCAtataattgaaatttgattcaacggctgatgttattataacttttaaaatggacTCTTATTtgtaaccgttagatcaaatttcaatgatacGAATCCACTGATTTAataaattagaaggaaatgatCCGGAGAGATCCCTCTCCCGAGACATACAGCGGTAATTGTTTGTCAAAATCGGTTGAGTGGActacaaattaataaattatcaCAAAAGTTAGGTTTACACACGTTCGATAAGACGGCTGCAAAAATACGCCACGTGTACTGCCACTTGGCTTGTAATCTCCACGAGGGCCAAGGACCCCCTTCAAATGGATTTGAATTCTCGTCGGATCTTCAAATGGATTTGAATTCTTCTCGAATCTCCTTTCTGGAGGTTATAGGGATCAATGGACACGAACCGTTAATAAAAAATTGTACGGTCCaaattaaatgttttttatattttttaaagtaaaataatttcattttatgtgaaaaatataaaaagaaaaaaaattgcgaTCGCATAATTTTTTATCAACGATCCGTATGCGTTGATCCCTAAGATCCCTAGGCAAGGGATCCAACGAGGATCCAATTCCccttcaaataaattaatctttcgaatgagaagagaaagaaaagactTGCATGAAACGGAAAATGCTAAAAGCGGCAGTGGCTTGAACCTATCAGGCTTCGCCGTTCTTATATAGAATAGTATAGACTGGTTTTGTACACCGGCAACTTGGGGTCGCCATTTCATGCAAGCCCTCAAGAAGAGGAAAATTTCATGAAACAGAGGTAGCTGCATTGGTTAACCGATCATATCCAGTTCTCATATCCATgaatatgtacatccatcattACAATGAGAAACCATGGCAAAAAGCTTTAGACTTTCAGAAAGCAACAGCGATTGCAAAAGCATGCCGACCGATGGCGAGGTACACAGATCTATACCGTTAACGCCTTCCCTCAGCATATGGGTTAGAAAATTCAGTTAAAATTTAGAAAATGTAAACCAGGAAGGATCCCCTATTGTTGTTGCTGTGAGGGGAACTCGACAACGAAAATACGTTCAATGGAAGGGACCGGCCTTGGGCTCGAAAGATCCCGAGTAGATGAGAGAGCAATACCCCCTTCCTCAGAAGTTTCGAAAGACGTGTCTGCCTCAATGCCCGCACCTGCATTTTCAGTACGAACTGGGCGGAATGCTCCCTGCAACCTCAACAAATGCCTCTGACTGTCAGGTCGGGTTCTCACGTACCGGTTGGCTGTCAACACACTGAGAGATGAACGCTCAGAGTCAGGACGGAGATTGGATATAGCACTAAGGTCGAGATTTGGGAAGACTGAGCAACGGCATCTGGGACATTTCACATTCAGTCGAAGCCACTCATCGATGCATTCTACATGAAAATTGTGAGCGCAAGGCAGGCCGCGAACCTGCAGAACTTCCTGTAAGAATCTGTTGTTGAACTTTGTAATAACTGAGCCATTATCAGAAGGTAAAATATGTCCGGCAATCTGTTCATAGAATGGGGAGAGGTCGTCTGCATTGCTTAAACGATAAGCTATGCACTTGGTTcctattttcttaaaattctctCTACATTTTACAGGGAGCCACAAAAGGGGTCCATTGATCCAATTCTTATATAAACAAAGATTTGACTTTTACCCGAGAAGCATGGAATAATTCAGATCAATGCGGTGTTTAAAGTAGGATAGATATTCATAAAAAATTTACCTCGTTGCCTACATGAAACTCTTCCAAGCAGATTGGACATTCACTGCAATCAGTTGGAACAGCCTTCAGTCTGAACTTTGGAAGCTCCTGAATGAGTGCTTCCACTGCTTCTCTCTGCAACACCAAGATAACAACGTCAACCATCAGAACTCAGAATTAAAGTATCAATAGTGAATTGACATAGACAACGAATAATTCACAATGGAAAAAAAGGACTGTCATTGAAGAggttaattttcctttttagtATGTCCCCTTATCACCAGTAAAGCACAACAATTAATAAACACTTTTATACTAGGCCTCTAAAGTCCAAGTGTGCTTGAACGTTTTGAGACAGAGTAACgagtatatatacacacagGCATACATGTCAGCAACACCCACTAGAATCCCTAATCTCTATTTTCTAGACATTGCTTTTGCCAATGCTTTAAGCATAGAATTCATCCAAAATGCTACTGCTTAAATAGCTTGAGTAACTACTATCATGAATTCAACAAAACAGCcgcatataatttttttatagtacACATAATATGTTGTAAAAAGAGTGAAGATAACAATTAGACAAAACTGAACAAAGCTGTGAATCTAAGGGCAAGTAAGCAATTTCCTCAGCAGGAAAATTTTGGGGTGGGGGTTACCTGTGCTTGAGTCAAGTAAAGTCCAGGTTGGTATGCAGCAGTATCTTGGCCCATCCCTCTTGTTTCTTGACCGGCAGCTTCAAATGCCCAATCTGGCACCCGAATCATATCAACCAAAACCTTAACAATGAGGAGAAATCATTACTAGGAATGATAGGAAGAAGTGGATCAACACAGAATAAAAGAGCTTTGAACGCTAATGTGCAATCAACAGCAAGTGGGAGTGTTACATAGTCAAAACAGCATTATCATATATTGTCTATCTGGTACAATAGCAATACTGGCATAAGCTAAATTGAGGAACAAAACACTAAGGGCATACATTCATAAATATTACAATAAGAGACATTTCCATGAAGGGGAAAAAGAACGTCTCAGGATTTACCCCATATTCTGACACAGGAATCCCTTGTTGAGCACGCAATAAGTGTGCCTCTCTTCGTGTCAACCACTGAAATAGAGGGGTTCCAAAACGAGGATTAGAACATCACAGATAGGGACCCAaagcaccatatatatatatatgttaaatagAATGTCTGAATACGATGTTCAAATGAGCTCACATAGAATAAAGTCCTGGTTGAGTCTAAAAAATGGACAAGGACACAAAGCACCACTAACCTTCCCAAGCGACATGCAAGAAACGCAAAGTAGTGCACAGTAGCTAAAAagcaaccaaatgagaaaaccCCATTTGTGACCATTTTCAGGCAACTGCAAGCATTAAAATGCATTAGCACCGCCACTATTGTTTAAACTTTAAACACCACTATTCTGCCAAGAACTAAGATATATAACTTACACAGTCCTTCGATTTTTGAAACCACAGCGTACCAATCACTGTCCAAGTCCAAAGAAATGGATAGAGCAACAGAGAAAGAATCGAAAGGACCACTACTCTTCCGCAGAAACGAGCATATCTTTGCTGCCACCCAAGATCCCTAATACCATAACAATTCGAAGGGGAAGAACACGGTTTTAGAACCATTCAAACTACACAAATCGAACAAAGTACCAGGGAAACATTAACTAAGGGTATGGACTTACAAACTTCCCCACGGTTTTAGAACCATTCAAACTACACAAATCGAAAAAAGTACAAAGGAAACATTAACTAAAGATATGGACTTACAAACCCATTCCAGAGGCAAGCCCATTATCCACAAACATCAGCATCCGAAAAACAAACACAGTAGTGTAATCAACCTGACATTAAAGCCAAACACATATCTAAACAATCCCATATCAAAATTGCTGGGAATTTCTGGGAATtcagataatatatatatacctacCACAATCCATATGTGCAACGGGAATGTACAAGTATGGTACCGCTTCCAATTCATTGCAACAATCACTCTGTTATCCAAACCGTTAAAGAAAACGAACAATTGGGAAAATTGGGATTCCAATACGAAATTAGAAACCCAAATTTAGATAAAATTAAAGGATACACACTCGTCGCGAGCATCGACAAGAAGAACCCATCGTACCTGCAGGTGCAAAACAATCGAAAATTCGACTTCAAAATCCTTAAAACCCACACGCAGTAATCGAGAGGCGGGtggaaacaaagaaggaaagaaagacaGATGAGTTACCACTTGAAATCGACGCCTCGGATGGCCATGGCGGAGGACAAGCTGTGCGGAAGAACGCTACGCAGAGGACGGCGAATTCCAAGATCCGACGGTGGTCATTTGAAGAGAGAAATGCTTGCAAGTTTGCGTACGAAGAGACTGAGATGGGAGGAGGGAGATTCCGGACGGGACAAAGCTGGCGAGCAAGAAAGAGACcgatgagagagagacagataGAGAGAGCGTATGAAGCGGTGAGAGTGACAGTGAGGGGGATCGACTTGTGCTGTGACTGTGACAAAAGCTGACTTTCTTCCAACTATCATATCCGCACGCGCCTAAATTTTCAGAGTTTTTATTTAGGGATAGGATTTTttcccctcttttttttccctctccTCCTATTTCAACAGGCcgcgtcaatattttatattaattttttataacaatAGAAATGCGAAATAAGAGAAGATGAGAGGAGGAAATGGAAAGAGAATGGAAGAAAATCctaattcttttatttattataagAGAAACGATGGTGATTTTATTTACGAAAGCATATAATCTTTGTCATGGAATCTCCGAAGCTCCTCAACAAACTATTGAAAACTAGAAGTTAAAGCCAACTTGACCAATCCTATGCACCGTTATATTGGCGCATTTACGAACATGTCACACTCGTGAGGCTTCAAAACCTTGCAAACTAGCTTTAACGTCCTCAATCAATAAATCAAAGGCGGAAGAACCATTGTGAGGGCTGCCAATAGAATGAACCACCTACAATTCATCACTCTCTGGAGTCATACATTGCCAGTTATGCTGCGAAGCATGCCACACTCCATCACGAGCGGCTAGAGCCTCATATTTTTTGTTATAACTTTGTGTAAGGATAATGCTAGAAAGACCACATTTATAAGActaatgctaggaagactaaattataaactaaatttgcaaccTAAATTATGTGGCATTTTGACATATTTTCATGTTTTGCTCTCCACccgatatgtcaaattaaactattatttaaaacaatttttttcttaatttctatcttatactttaaattttacatataaataattcataataaaagtcatattaattaatacTAATACAAATAATCTAACAAAATACAACCGCTTATTTGAAAATAGAAGAAATAAAAATCCAACTCAATAATCATCACCTCTAAGAATTTTCATTTTAAGTTGGGAATAATATAGTTGTCCCTGATCACCCATCTCCTTCGAAATTGAGTTGGAGAGTACATTGGATGTTCAGCAAAATAATCATTATAGAGTCTTTGGTGCCCATCAAGTCGTCTTCTATTGATATATGCATGACCGTTTATGGAACCACGACGTTTTCTCATTCCTGTCTCCATGTTCTCTTGTTCATTTTGTAAAGCAACCAATTCCAGCCTTTCCAGTTCTTCATCAGACTCAGAATTAACAATACTCCAAAAGTGCTCCTCTGCTGAATCAGAAGATGAGTCTGAAAAAATTTGGGGCATGTTCACAAAATAACGAAGGATATCTATTGAAGAACGAATCACTGTATTTTACAAAGTAGCAACATTActtaaattgaaacaaatttgccgattaaaaaaagaagaaataggtAGTGTTTTAAACGAACTCTACCGTTCAACAATCAATTGcttaaattgaaacaaatttgctgattaaaaaagaagaaataggtAGTGTTTTAAACCAACTCTACCGTTCAATAAtcaaataatattaataaaagacATTTAATAATTAGTAAAAGAATTTGaagctgtcaaatttgacagtaaGCCCCTTTGTTGCCATTCTATATCATGCCACATAAGATTTGACATTTCGGTTGGAAACAATTAGTGGCTatcttttttttactgttatagcTTATGTGGACAATTTGGCATCTCCTTTGAAGATGTTCTTACCTTTACTCAATTTATAAGctaaatttacaaaccaaatgatgtattactaataagaaacaa is drawn from Malus domestica chromosome 14, GDT2T_hap1 and contains these coding sequences:
- the LOC103431159 gene encoding protein EXECUTER 2, chloroplastic-like codes for the protein MEVANGWGVGQAIPLPQFGPNCCSGFLPNTKSKFNTSNKNLSVVLSWGCSVQTKLSPSSSSSSSRSRKSSNLCCRCSESNRYSEDCVGSSWEWDWNRWSRHFSEVEQAESFVSVLKFQLEDAIEKEDFQEAAKLKMSISEATSNDTVVEIMSQLKNAIEEERYRDASRLCRHTGSGLVGWWVGYPKDLDDPFGRLIRITPGVGRFIGRSYSPRQLVEASPGSPLFEIFVVKNADGTYIMQVVYLHQPKGSSTNSAVAPSKPEKGSSTSELESATIVDVQKNEGKAESSEFKGINIEGAAEEGIKGVLNFLKTKIPGLKVKVMDVDIAKEVKEDDNSVNQLMQENSDSSDSDENSEDEVNNLDEIQSDEVTLGEGIDTIEDEKDLDMKLFIGGVVHNNEDVPTKDEYVRWPAEIKDGEKDSFVLHIPGRSLDHDTGESKASKFKVAALAPKSAPELMPSEVAKAFFNSDKLSSKMTRNMREVVKFAVNQAQKWNRLSEYTKFSRLNTFRGDLDPFEGLYVGAFGPYGKEVVQLRRKYGHWNSSEGKESVDMEFFEYVEAVKLTGDLNVPAGQVTFRAKIGKGNRQSNRGLYPDELGVVASYKGQGRIAEFGFRNPQWVEGELLQLSNKGIGPYVKSADLGFLYIVPEQSFLVLFNRLKLPD
- the LOC103431161 gene encoding E3 ubiquitin-protein ligase SIS3-like isoform X1 encodes the protein MAIRGVDFKWYDGFFLSMLATSVVIVAMNWKRYHTCTFPLHIWIVVDYTTVFVFRMLMFVDNGLASGMGLDLGWQQRYARFCGRVVVLSILSLLLYPFLWTWTVIGTLWFQKSKDCLPENGHKWGFLIWLLFSYCALLCVSCMSLGKWLTRREAHLLRAQQGIPVSEYGVLVDMIRVPDWAFEAAGQETRGMGQDTAAYQPGLYLTQAQREAVEALIQELPKFRLKAVPTDCSECPICLEEFHVGNEVRGLPCAHNFHVECIDEWLRLNVKCPRCRCSVFPNLDLSAISNLRPDSERSSLSVLTANRYVRTRPDSQRHLLRLQGAFRPVRTENAGAGIEADTSFETSEEGGIALSSTRDLSSPRPVPSIERIFVVEFPSQQQQ
- the LOC103431161 gene encoding E3 ubiquitin-protein ligase SIS3-like isoform X2, whose amino-acid sequence is MVLKPCSSPSNCYGIRDLGWQQRYARFCGRVVVLSILSLLLYPFLWTWTVIGTLWFQKSKDCLPENGHKWGFLIWLLFSYCALLCVSCMSLGKWLTRREAHLLRAQQGIPVSEYGVLVDMIRVPDWAFEAAGQETRGMGQDTAAYQPGLYLTQAQREAVEALIQELPKFRLKAVPTDCSECPICLEEFHVGNEVRGLPCAHNFHVECIDEWLRLNVKCPRCRCSVFPNLDLSAISNLRPDSERSSLSVLTANRYVRTRPDSQRHLLRLQGAFRPVRTENAGAGIEADTSFETSEEGGIALSSTRDLSSPRPVPSIERIFVVEFPSQQQQ